One genomic window of Miscanthus floridulus cultivar M001 unplaced genomic scaffold, ASM1932011v1 fs_877_1_2, whole genome shotgun sequence includes the following:
- the LOC136533397 gene encoding protein FAR1-RELATED SEQUENCE 5-like, which produces MESGARDVPADVVVAVDAVIVEDPVSIEAAAMDHVADAVGASDPVSADELEHPSTPRSSSKENLNPRIGMIFDTLTDVEDFYKSYTHEAGFSVRVGQHKKQNDEILFKRYCCSREGYRKENVTNVSDDSGKKRKSHNIMETRCGCEAHIVVKLGSDKKYRIASMVEKHSHGFVSPDKRHLLRSNRNISERAKSALFNCHKASIGTSQAYRLLHVSEGGFQNVGCTLMDLKNYYRDLRTKIKDADAQMFVAQLERKKEEKL; this is translated from the exons ATGGAGTCCGGCGCGCGTGACGTTCCCGCTGATGTTGTCGTCGCCGTTGATGCTGTCATCGTCGAAGATCCCGTCTCCATCGAGGCTGCCGCCATGGATCATGTCGCTGATGCCGTTGGAGCAAGTGATCCCGTTTCTGCAGATGAACTGGAACATCCTAGCACACCACGGTCAAGTTCCAAAGAAAATTTGAATCCAAGGATTGGAATGATCTTTGATACACTCACAGATGTGGAGGATTTCTACAAGTCATATACACATGAAGCTGGTTTCTCAGTTCGTGTTGGTCAGCACAAGAAGCAAAATGACGAAATATTATTCAAGAGGTATTGTTGTTCAAGGGAAGGGTATAGAAAGGAGAACGTAACAAATGTTAGTGATGATTCTGGGAAGAAAAGAAAGTCACATAATATCATGGAAACTAGATGTGGTTGTGAGGCACATATTGTCGTGAAGCTTGGCAGCGACAAGAAGTATCGAATAGCTTCAATGGTTGAGAAACATAGTCATGGTTTTGTGTCGCCAGATAAGAGGCATTTGCTAAGATCCAACCGTAATATCAGTGAGAGGGCAAAGAGTGCTTTGTTCAATTGTCATAAGGCTAGCATTGGCACCTCACAGGCATATCGACTTCTCCATGTCAGTGAGGGTGGGTTTCAGAATGTTGGGTGCACACTGATGGATTTGAAAAACTATTACCGTGATCTCAGAACCAAAATTAAGGATGCAGATGCACAAATGTTTGTGGCACAACTTGAGCGAAAGAAGGAA GAAAAACTATAG
- the LOC136533402 gene encoding protein FAR-RED ELONGATED HYPOCOTYL 3-like, producing MTPWAIEKQCSVIYTHKVFTKFQEQILAARDHCIIQGISESEDLKCFTLSSQTGKDRVVQMNKSNMFGRCSCKLYESYGIPCRHIIQVLRAEKQSEIPSLYIMTRWEKRCKRELFIDEEGNLLDEKPKDPMEVALWKKISDSRNKFEDLIQMAKNSEEGMDFLYSSLSNLVEPLQKITPALRVEKQDEYESFLGSKIPKVVDIHPPNDVNSRGRSKRIKKSKETKEKKAGSKGKGNRTCRKCKQQGDHDARNCPNNIVG from the exons ATGACACCATGGGCCATAGAGAAGCAATGTAGTGTGATATATACACATAAAGTTTTCACTAAATTTCAGGAACAAATCTTAGCTGCAAGAGACCATTGCATTATTCAAGGTATTTCAGAGAGTGAAGATCTAAAATGTTTCACCCTCAGCAGCCAAACTGGAAAAGACCGAGTTGTTCAAATGAACAAGTCAAACATGTTTGGTAGGTGTTCCTGTAAATTATACGAGTCTTATGGCATCCCATGTCGTCATATCATACAAGTGCTTAGAGCTGAGAAGCAAAGTGAGATACCATCGTTATATATTATGACGCGATGGGAGAAAAGATGTAAAAG GGAACTATTCATTGATGAGGAAGGTAACCTACTAGATGAAAAGCCTAAAGATCCTATGGAGGTGGCCTTGTGGAAAAAGATTTCAGATTCACGCAACAAGTTTGAAGATCTTATTCAAATGGCCAAGAACTCCGAAGAAGGGATGGACTTTTTATATTctagtttatccaacctagtcgAGCCTCTCCAAAAGATCACACCTGCTTTGAGAGTTGAAAAACAGGATGAATATGAATCTTTCCTTGGTAGTAAAATTCCAAAAGTGGTCGATATACATCCACCAAATGATGTCAACTCGAGAGGGAGATCCAAAAGAATTAAGAAGAGCAAGGAGACGAAGGAGAAGAAAGCTGGAAGTAAGGGTAAAGGTAATCGGACGTGTCGAAAATGTAAGCAACAAGGGGATCATGATGCACGCAATTGCCCAAACAATATTGTTGGCTGA